The following DNA comes from Weissella koreensis KACC 15510.
TCGTTTTTTACGGTGAAGTCAGCCTCGATGGGTATTTATCAGACCAAAATGATAATTTAGATTGGCTTTTTCAAAGTGACCTTAATGGCATATCAACTTATGAAGAATTCGAAAAAAATGTCAGCACATTCGTCATGGGACGAATCACCTACCAAGAAACTCAAAAATATCTAAAAGGAAATGAGTTATATCCTGGGAAGGAAAAAATTATCTTTTCACATCATATTTTAAATCACAATAAGGATACATCTTTTGTAGCTGGTGATATTATCAAAATATTTAATAGCTTAAAAGCTCTCGACGGAGGGTTAATCTGGATTATTGGTGGCGGATCTATTGTCAAAGTATTATTAGAAAATAACATGTTAGATGAAATTTGGTTACAAATTGCCCCCGTCTTATTGGGAAAAGGTAAAAAATTATTTGAACCTGGTAATTATTATCAAAAATTCAATCTTAAATCAGTGAAACAAATGGGTGAATTAACGGAATTACATCTTGTTAAATAACATTTAATTTTTTAATTCAAATTTACTAATTTAACTAATAAAAAAAGCATCTTATCCAGATGCT
Coding sequences within:
- a CDS encoding dihydrofolate reductase family protein, whose product is MRKIVFYGEVSLDGYLSDQNDNLDWLFQSDLNGISTYEEFEKNVSTFVMGRITYQETQKYLKGNELYPGKEKIIFSHHILNHNKDTSFVAGDIIKIFNSLKALDGGLIWIIGGGSIVKVLLENNMLDEIWLQIAPVLLGKGKKLFEPGNYYQKFNLKSVKQMGELTELHLVK